In the genome of Microbacterium saperdae, one region contains:
- a CDS encoding energy-coupling factor transporter transmembrane component T family protein — translation MTTTETARTVWLDGVNPVTKLLLAVLLSVPLFASIDVTSALAAIGLQLLCLPLTGLRLRTVLKRLLPIVIFAPIAGVSMLLYAEPAGHIYFTFGFATISDDSITLAIAVSLRVIALGLPTILLFGGTDPTQLADALAQVAKLPSRFVLGILAGTRMLGLFLDDWRTMSLARRARGVGDRGVLRRFFSMAFVLLVFAVRRGSKLALAMEARGFGSGIPRTWSRPSRLHPRDAVALLGGIAIMALALTAAVVAGTFRFVWS, via the coding sequence ATGACCACGACCGAGACGGCGCGCACGGTGTGGCTCGACGGCGTCAATCCCGTGACGAAGCTGCTGCTCGCGGTGCTGCTGTCGGTGCCGCTGTTCGCGTCGATCGACGTCACGAGCGCCCTGGCCGCGATCGGGCTGCAGCTGCTGTGCCTCCCGCTGACCGGGCTGCGCCTGCGCACGGTGCTGAAACGGCTGCTGCCGATCGTGATCTTCGCGCCGATCGCCGGCGTGAGCATGCTGCTGTACGCCGAGCCCGCCGGCCACATCTACTTCACGTTCGGTTTCGCGACGATCAGCGACGACTCGATCACGCTGGCGATCGCGGTCAGCCTGCGCGTGATCGCGCTCGGTCTGCCCACGATCCTCCTGTTCGGCGGGACCGATCCCACGCAGCTCGCCGATGCTCTCGCCCAGGTCGCGAAGCTGCCGAGCCGCTTCGTGCTCGGCATCCTGGCGGGCACCCGGATGCTGGGACTGTTCCTCGACGACTGGCGCACCATGAGCCTGGCTCGCCGCGCCCGCGGCGTGGGCGATCGCGGCGTGCTGCGCCGGTTCTTCTCGATGGCGTTCGTGCTGCTCGTGTTCGCGGTGCGCCGCGGCTCCAAGCTGGCGCTGGCGATGGAGGCGCGCGGCTTCGGCTCCGGCATCCCGCGCACCTGGTCGCGACCCTCGCGACTGCATCCCCGCGACGCGGTCGCCCTGCTCGGGGGCATCGCGATCATGGCGCTCGCTCTCACGGCTGCGGTCGTGGCCGGCACCTTCCGCTTCGTCTGGAGTTAG
- a CDS encoding CHY zinc finger protein, whose translation MTSPERPRVLGPVVDDMTSCVHYQGATDIVAIRFACCGEYYPCHLCHEETAGHPAQQWATDQHDREAILCGACGHELTITEYFAATACPQCAALFNEGCELHREHYFQLGPG comes from the coding sequence GTGACGTCTCCCGAACGGCCGCGGGTGCTCGGCCCCGTCGTCGACGACATGACCAGTTGCGTGCACTACCAGGGCGCGACCGACATCGTCGCGATCCGCTTCGCCTGCTGCGGCGAGTACTATCCGTGCCACCTCTGCCACGAGGAGACGGCGGGACATCCTGCGCAGCAGTGGGCGACGGATCAGCACGACAGGGAGGCGATCCTCTGCGGGGCCTGCGGGCACGAGCTCACGATCACCGAGTACTTCGCCGCCACGGCATGCCCTCAATGTGCGGCACTCTTCAACGAAGGATGCGAACTGCACCGCGAGCACTACTTCCAGCTCGGCCCGGGCTAG
- a CDS encoding aminoglycoside 3'-phosphotransferase, with protein MSIPSDDIAVPDRVRELAIGAALTPVWLNGIGGLTFRTDDGRYIKWGPRDLEASLRDEAERMRWARHWITAPEVLAQGQDDTHEWLVTVALDARSAVDPRWVEEPELSVRAVGEGLRTLHDALPVDDCPWEWSVAERLANAAARDVDVPAELRDAPSIDRLVVCHGDACMPNTLLDDAGRPVGFVDLAALGTADRWADIAVASMSTAWNFGPGWEDTLIEAYGIEPDRERLAYYRRLWNES; from the coding sequence ATGAGCATCCCCTCCGACGACATCGCCGTGCCGGATCGCGTGCGCGAGCTCGCCATCGGCGCCGCCCTGACACCGGTCTGGCTGAACGGCATCGGCGGACTCACGTTCCGCACCGACGACGGACGCTACATCAAGTGGGGCCCGCGGGACCTCGAAGCCTCCCTGCGCGACGAGGCCGAACGGATGCGCTGGGCGCGCCACTGGATCACGGCACCCGAGGTGCTCGCGCAGGGGCAGGACGACACCCACGAGTGGCTCGTGACCGTCGCGCTCGATGCGCGCAGCGCGGTCGATCCGCGCTGGGTCGAGGAACCCGAGCTCTCGGTCCGTGCCGTCGGCGAAGGACTGCGCACCCTGCACGATGCGCTCCCGGTCGACGACTGCCCATGGGAGTGGAGCGTCGCGGAGCGGCTGGCCAACGCGGCAGCGCGCGACGTCGACGTGCCCGCGGAGCTGCGGGACGCTCCGTCGATCGATCGACTGGTCGTCTGCCACGGCGACGCCTGCATGCCGAACACGCTGCTCGACGACGCCGGTCGCCCTGTCGGGTTCGTCGATCTCGCCGCCCTCGGCACCGCGGACCGCTGGGCCGACATCGCGGTCGCCTCGATGAGCACTGCCTGGAACTTCGGACCGGGCTGGGAGGACACGCTGATCGAGGCGTACGGCATCGAACCCGACCGCGAACGGCTCGCCTACTACCGCCGCCTCTGGAACGAGAGCTGA